The Chryseobacterium nakagawai genome has a segment encoding these proteins:
- a CDS encoding GNAT family N-acetyltransferase, with protein MEQLNIHINRLLIRHLTISDLKDFHKYRSNPEVVKYQGFDVMNLNQLRSFIIDNSSKFFGKPGERVQYGIENIKTGKIIGDCAIKLDASDERIAEIGITISHLQQKKGFAKEALLGILKFLFETRNLHRIVEIVDAENTASINLLKSIGFKQEGHFIENRFFKGKWVNEYQYAMLQREWNSNN; from the coding sequence ATGGAACAATTAAACATTCACATAAACAGGTTATTGATAAGACATCTTACAATAAGTGATTTAAAGGATTTTCATAAATATAGATCAAATCCTGAAGTAGTCAAATACCAAGGGTTTGACGTAATGAACTTGAATCAATTAAGGTCGTTTATAATTGACAACTCCTCGAAGTTTTTTGGTAAACCGGGGGAACGGGTACAATATGGAATTGAAAACATTAAAACTGGCAAAATAATTGGAGATTGTGCAATCAAACTCGATGCATCTGATGAAAGAATAGCAGAAATTGGAATTACAATATCACATTTGCAACAAAAAAAAGGTTTTGCTAAAGAGGCATTGCTAGGTATTTTGAAATTCTTATTTGAGACAAGGAATCTACATCGAATCGTAGAAATAGTTGATGCTGAAAATACCGCCTCAATAAATTTGCTAAAAAGTATCGGTTTTAAACAAGAAGGACATTTCATTGAAAACAGATTTTTCAAAGGTAAATGGGTAAATGAATACCAGTATGCGATGCTACAACGAGAATGGAATAGCAATAATTAA
- a CDS encoding Hsp20/alpha crystallin family protein has translation MKTLEKTTQSPMARVIEDFWNKDGFLDESMKMEPTINIIDRNGVYKVRVSAPGFKKKDFKVAVEDGSLIISAEKSVEKKEEKENFVRKEFSASSFSRSFRLPENITLGHIKANYKNGLLNITISKTNLDKREVKEIKIR, from the coding sequence ATGAAAACTTTAGAAAAAACCACTCAATCTCCAATGGCTCGTGTAATAGAAGATTTCTGGAATAAGGACGGATTTTTAGATGAATCCATGAAAATGGAGCCTACCATTAATATCATTGACAGAAATGGTGTCTATAAAGTCAGAGTATCAGCTCCAGGCTTTAAGAAAAAAGATTTTAAGGTAGCAGTAGAAGACGGATCGCTAATTATCAGCGCTGAAAAGAGTGTGGAGAAAAAAGAAGAAAAGGAAAATTTTGTAAGAAAAGAGTTTTCGGCTTCCTCATTTTCCCGCAGTTTCCGTCTCCCTGAAAACATCACTTTAGGTCATATAAAAGCCAATTATAAAAACGGATTGTTAAATATTACAATCAGTAAAACTAATCTGGATAAAAGAGAAGTAAAAGAGATTAAAATACGTTGA
- a CDS encoding MBL fold metallo-hydrolase RNA specificity domain-containing protein gives MDTMIIKSLGGAGTVTGSKHLLKTSELTILVDCGLFQGIKSLREQNWQPLSIDLAELDVVILTHAHLDHCGYIPLLVKNGFKGKIYMTEPTKELTKLILLDSAKLQEEDAEKANYHHYTKHNPAKPLYTINDAEKSFRQFFTVKENTSIQLSNHIQCRFKPCAHIIGACSVEIVCFDKTIIFSGDIGRSHSAILAPPDFFTKADFLVMESTYGDRLHDSTDLYDSLAHWINYTVNNHGNVIIPSFAVGRAQELIYILYRLKEQNRIPHNLPIIMDSPMAATATDIIVEYAENTTVDKEKWLEIIDSIHINREYANTTEIVHDKQSKIIIAGSGMLTGGRVLEYLKHDIGNSRNTVLIVGFQAEGTRGRALLNESHELKIHGKYYPVKAKIVELTGLSAHADQSELIEWIRKYNNPPRQIMLVHGEPSALEALRVKIQTDLKIPVKILIKDMEVVC, from the coding sequence ATGGATACAATGATTATAAAATCCCTTGGAGGTGCGGGAACGGTTACCGGATCCAAGCATTTACTGAAAACTTCTGAATTAACCATATTGGTCGATTGCGGATTGTTTCAAGGGATAAAATCACTTCGTGAACAAAACTGGCAGCCGCTAAGTATTGATTTAGCAGAACTCGATGTTGTGATTCTTACCCATGCTCATCTGGATCATTGCGGATATATTCCCCTTCTTGTAAAAAACGGTTTTAAAGGTAAAATTTATATGACTGAACCCACGAAGGAATTGACAAAATTAATCTTGCTTGACAGTGCAAAATTACAGGAAGAGGATGCAGAAAAAGCAAACTATCATCACTATACCAAGCATAATCCTGCAAAACCCTTATATACGATAAATGATGCTGAAAAATCTTTTAGACAATTTTTTACTGTGAAGGAAAATACCAGCATACAGTTAAGTAATCACATACAATGCAGATTCAAGCCCTGTGCTCATATCATTGGAGCTTGTTCAGTAGAAATTGTATGTTTTGATAAAACCATTATTTTTTCAGGAGATATAGGGCGCAGCCACAGTGCTATTCTCGCTCCACCTGATTTTTTTACTAAAGCTGATTTTTTGGTGATGGAATCAACTTACGGAGACAGGCTTCATGACAGTACCGATTTGTATGATAGTTTGGCGCATTGGATCAATTATACTGTTAATAACCACGGCAATGTAATTATTCCAAGTTTTGCTGTTGGCAGAGCGCAGGAGCTTATTTATATTCTTTATCGGCTCAAAGAGCAAAATCGAATACCTCATAATCTTCCAATAATAATGGATAGCCCTATGGCCGCCACTGCAACGGATATTATAGTCGAATATGCAGAAAATACTACTGTCGATAAAGAAAAGTGGCTGGAGATTATTGATTCTATCCATATTAACAGAGAATATGCAAATACTACGGAAATCGTTCATGATAAGCAAAGTAAAATAATTATTGCTGGAAGCGGTATGTTGACCGGAGGACGTGTGCTTGAATATTTAAAACATGATATAGGAAATAGCAGGAATACGGTATTGATTGTTGGATTTCAGGCAGAAGGTACTCGCGGAAGAGCATTGCTTAATGAATCTCATGAGTTAAAAATTCACGGAAAATATTATCCGGTAAAAGCAAAAATAGTAGAATTAACAGGGTTATCTGCCCATGCTGATCAATCTGAACTGATAGAATGGATAAGAAAATATAATAATCCTCCCCGACAGATTATGCTGGTACATGGTGAACCCTCTGCATTGGAGGCATTACGGGTTAAAATTCAGACAGATTTGAAAATACCTGTTAAAATTCTGATAAAAGATATGGAAGTGGTTTGCTAA